A genomic window from Nomascus leucogenys isolate Asia chromosome 10, Asia_NLE_v1, whole genome shotgun sequence includes:
- the RLN3 gene encoding relaxin-3, with protein MYKSGAKRQRRHWPTLLSEASLSSMARYRLLLLLAVWVLTRELWPGTEARAAPYGVKLCGREFIRAVIFTCGGSRWRRSDILAHEAMGDTFQDADADGDSLAGELDEAMGSSEWLALTKSAQAFYRGRPSWQGTPGALRGSRDVLAGLSSSCCKWGCSKSEISSLC; from the exons ATGTATAAATCGGGGGCCAAGAGGCAGCGGAGACACTGGCCCACTCTCCTGTCTGAAGCGTCTCTGTCCAGCATGGCCAGGTAcaggctgctgctgctcctggcaGTGTGGGTGCTGACCAGGGAGCTGTGGCCGGGGACAGAGGCCCGGGCAGCGCCTTATGGAGTCAAGCTTTGCGGCCGAGAATTCATCCGAGCGGTCATCTTCACCTGCGGGGGCTCCCGGTGGAGACGATCGGATATCCTGGCCCACGAGGCTATGG GAGATACCTTCCAGGATGCAGATGCTGATGGAGACAGTCTGGCAGGCGAGCTGGATGAGGCCATGGGGTCCAGCGAATGGCTGGCCCTGACCAAGTCAGCCCAGGCCTTTTACAGAGGACGACCCAGCTGGCAAGGAACCCCTGGAGCTCTTCGGGGCAGCCGAGATGTCCTGGCTGGCCTTTCCAGCAGCTGCTGCAAGTGGGGGTGTAGCAAAAGTGAAATCAGTAGCCTTTGCTAG